The DNA sequence CGGACATGAACGGCAAATGCATACTGATCGTCGATGACGAAGCGCCGATTCGCGAGATGATCGTGGTGGCGCTGGAAATGGCCGGCTACGAATGCCTCGAAGCGGACAACACCCAGCAGGCCCACGCACTGATCATCGACCGTCAACCGGACCTGATCCTGCTCGACTGGATGTTGCCCGGCACGTCCGGAATCGAGCTGGCCCGGCGGCTCAAGCGCGATGAAATGACCGCCAACACCCCCATCATCATGCTCACCGCCAAGGACGCCGAGGACAACAAGATCCAGGGCCTGGAGGTCGGTGCCGACGACTACATCACCAAGCCCTTCTCGCCGCGTGAATTGGTGGCACGCCTGAAAGCCGTGCTGCGCCGCGCCGCGCCGAGCGACAACGAAACGCCGATCGAGATCGGCGGCCTGCTGCTCGATCCCATCAGCCACCGCGTCACCATCGATGGCACCCCAGCCGACATGGGCCCCACCGAGTACCGCCTGCTGCAGTTCTTCATGACCCACCAGGAGCGCGCCTACACGCGCGGGCAGTTGCTCGATCAGGTCTGGGGCGGCAATGTGTATGTCGAGGAGCGCACCGTGGACGTGCATATCCGACGCCTGCGCAAGGCGCTGGGCGAAACCTACGAAAATCTCGTGCAGACGGTGCGCGGTACGGGTTATCGCTTCTCCACCAAGAGCTGAACGAAACCGCATTCCGAGCGGGTGTGAAGGCTGCGCCAGTGCGCAGTCTTCACTCGACCCGAGCCGCCGAGCGTTCGGCGTGGCAAGATTTCCGACCGACCCCAAGCGGCTTCAAGGAGCATTAGCGTGAACCAAGATTGGCAAGGTGCACTGGTGCGCCAGCTGCTTGTGCTGTTGGTCGTATGCCTGCTGATCGGCCTGATCACCGGCGAGTATGCCTGGGCGCTGGTCATAGGCCTGGCCGGGTATCTCGGTTGGACGCTGCACCAGATGCGCCGCCTGCAGCAATGGCTCAAACGCAGCCAGCCTGATGATCCACCACCGGACGGCCATGGCCCGTGGGGGGATATCTTCGACAATCTCTATCAGATGCAGCGCAGGGACCAGCGGCTGCGCAGCCAGCTGCAATCGGTGATCGATCGCGTGCAGGGTTCCACCACGGCGCTCAAAGACGCCGTGATCATGCTCGACAGCGAAGGCAATCTGGAATGGTGGAACCCCGCCGCCGAGCGCCTGCTGGGTTTGAAGCGGCCGCAGGATGCCGGCCACCCGGTCAGCAACCTGGTGCGCCACCCGAGCTTCAAGGAATATTTCGACAGCGGCCGTCACGATGAGCCGCTGGAGCTGGCCTCCCCCGTCAACGATCGCCTCTGGCTGCAGATCACCATCACCCGCTACGGCAACAGCGAACATCTGATGGTGGTGCGCGACATCACCCGCCTTCACCTGCTGGAACAGATGCGCAAGGACTTCGTCGCCAACGTTTCGCATGAACTTCGCACGCCGCTGACGGTGATTGCCGGTTATCTGGAAACCATGCTCGAGCATACCGACGAGATGCCATCGCGCTGGCCGCGAGCGCTGAACCAAATGAATCAGCAGGCTGGTCGCATGCAGCACCTGCTCAACGACCTGCTGCTGCTTGCCAAGCTGGAAGCCACCAACCCGCCGAACAACAGCCAGCCGGTCAATATCGCCGCCCTGCTGCAGTCGATCAAAAGCGATGCACAAGCTCTATCAGCCGATCAGAACCATGACATCCACTTCGAAGCCGATCCCATCCTGCTGCTCAAGGGCAGCGAGTCCGAACTGCGCAGTGCGTTTTCCAATTTGATATTCAATGCGGTGAAGTACACCCCAAGCGAGGGTGAAATCCGCATCCGCTGGTGGTGCAACGAGTACGGCGCGCATCTCGCCGTTCAGGATTCGGGAATCGGCATCGAAGCCAAGCACCTGCCGCGCCTGACCGAACGGTTCTACCGGGTCGACTCGAGCCGCGCCAGCAACACCGGCGGTACCGGATTGGGCCTGGCCATCGTCAAGCATGTGCTGCTGCGCCACCAAGGTCGTCTGGATGTGGACAGCACGCCAGGCAAAGGCAGTATTTTTACCTGTCACTTCCCGCTATCCCAGGTGACGGTTCGCTGAATACCAACCGTCACCTGCCGAGGGAGGGTCGGATGCGCTCCTTGAAATAACTGGTAACCGGCCCCATTCTTGTGCCGTCACCGACTACCCGAACCCCTCATGGACCCTTCCCCCAGTTTCGCAACCAACTACGTTGCACCCTCCTATTTCGCCGATTTCGGTCTGATCCTCTTTGCCCTGTTCCTGGTTCTGCTCAACGGCTTCTTCGTTGCCGCAGAGTTCGCCATGGTCAAGCTGCGCGCCACCAAGGTCGAAGCCATCGCCAAGCAACATGGCTGGCGCGGACACATCCTGCGCAAGGTCCACAATCAGCTGGATGCCTATCTGTCGGCCTGTCAGTTGGGTATCACCCTGGCCTCACTCGGCCTCGGCTGGGTCGGTGAACCGGCTTTCGCTCATTTGCTCGAGCCGTTGCTGGTGTTAATCGGCATCGACAACGAAGCGGTGATCCACGGGATTGCCTTCTTCACCGCGTTCTTCATCATTTCCTACCTGCACATCGTCGTCGGCGAGCTAGCGCCCAAGTCATGGGCGATCCGCAAGCCCGAACTGTTGTCACTATGGACGGCTGCGCCGCTGTACCTGTTCTACTGGGCGATGTACCCGGCGATCTACCTGCTCAACGCCAGCGCCAACGCGATCCTGCGTGTCGCCGGGCAAGGTGAGCCGGGCGACCATCATGAACATCACTACAGCCGCGACGAGCTGAAGCTGATCCTGCACTCCAACCGCGCGCTCGACCCGGCCAACCAGGACATCAAGGTGCTGGCCTCCGCCGTGCAGATGAGCGAGCTGGAAGTCGCCGACTGGTCCAACTCGCGCGAAGATCTGCTGCAACTGGAGCACGACGCATCGCTGCCGGACATCCTCGAGCTGATTCGTCGCCACAAGTACAGCCGTTACCCGGTCTTCGATACCGAGCAGGGCGATTACATCGGTCTGCTGCACATCAAGGATCTGCTCCTGGCGCTGGCCAGCGACGCCGAGCTGGCACAACACTTCGATCTCGCCGCGCTGCTGCGCCCGCTGGAAAGGGTGCCCCGGCACCTGCCGCTGAATGCGCTGCTGGATCAGTTCCGCCAGGGCGGCGCGCATTTTGTGCTGGTGGAAGAGGGCGACCACAAGGTGGTGGGCTTCTTGACCATGGAGGACGTGCTCGAGGTTCTGGTGGGCGACATCCAGGACGAACATCGCAAGACCGAGCGCGGCATCCTCGCTTATCAGCCCGGCAAACTGTTGGTGCGTGGCGACACGCCGCTGTTCAAGGTCGAAAGGCTGCTGAACGTCGACCTCGACCACATCGAGGCGGATACCCTTGCCGGCCTGATCTACGAAACCCTGAAACGCGTTCCGGAAGAGAACGAAGTGCTGCTCATCGAAGACCTGCAAATCGTCATCAAGAAGATGCGCGGTCCGAAGATCGTGTTGGCTAAGGTGTTGAAGCAGGAATAAGCGGCTGCAAGCTGCAAGCGAATTAGAGTCGGGGCAGCGCCGAAACGCCGGCCGGCGTTTCGGCCGTTACTTGAAGCGTGTGGCTTGAAGCGTCCAGCTGCTTCTACTCCCCTCCCACCGCAAAATTCGGCAGGCTGTTGACCGGCTGGGAGAAGTCGAAGGGAATCGATTCGACCGCCAGCCCAACGTTGCGCTGAACCACGAAATGCAGGTGCGGGCCGGTGCTGTTACCGGTATTGCCGGAGCGGGCGATGAGCATTCCGGTATCGATCCGCTGGCCTTCCCGGACGCTCACCGAACCCTTCATCAGGTGCAGGTAGACGCCCATGGTGCCGTCGTCATGCATGATCCGCACGAAGTTGCCCGCGGGATTGTTACCGCGCCCGCTCTGGCTGTTCTCGATCTTCACCACCATGCCGCCACGCGCCGCGATGATCGGCGTGCCTTCGGGCATGGCGATGTCCGCGGCGTAGCGGCCTTTGGGCGTGAAATGGCTGTATTTGCCATTGGCGCCCTGGGTCAGGCGAAACGGACCCCCGCGCCAGGGCAGCGGATAACGATAGGGTTTGGGTAGCAGGCGCGGATCGCCCAGCGCATGGCGCAGTTTGGGGGTGTATTTCAGGGGCTTTGAAGGGTCGAGCGGCGCCAGGGTCGCCAGACGGATCTGGCTGCGTGGCGGCAGCACCCAGCGGATCGGTTCATCCGGCACGCCGACGGCGTTCTGCACACCGGTCAGCTGGAGCTCGATATCCACGGGCGCGAAGAGATCATTGCGCACCAGCAAGGTCTCCCCGGCGGCATGCTTGCGCGTCTCCAGCTTCACCTGGTTATCGAGCGTCTCGACCATGCGGTCGTTGAAGGTGAACACGCGCGCGCCAGGAGCGGCCTGGTCGCTGTAGGTGACCACGCCGTTGGCGTCTGTGTATTTGTAGATGGTCAGGGCCGATGCGGGCGATGCCAGCCAGCACGACACGAGACAGAAAAGGATGCGCCCCAACATAACGGCAGACTTCATAGGGTTATGTATTCAGAGCGCTGCAGACTAGCAGCGCAACGGGGCATGCGCGAGCCACCGACCGTCGGGCTGTGAAATCGTTCCAATGAACGCGAATTTTTCCAGACGAGCGGTTTCCAAAGGGCCGCCGCTGTGCCGGTTCAGGCGCCCGGTACGAAATGCCGCTGCGCGGTACCGCGGGCAATCAGTCGCGACAGGTAATCGAGCTTCTGTGGGTCGCGATCGACAAAACGAAAGGTCAGTTGCAACCACTCGGTGTCGGGTTTCGGCTCCAGCGCCGCAACGGCGTGCAAATAGCCATTCAGGCGCGCCACCTCGCCGCCCTCACCCTGCTCCAGGTCGAGCACAGCGCTTTCCAGCACCTGCGGCAGATTCTCGCTGCGCTTGATGACCAGCAAACCTTCCTTGAGGCTCAACGCCTTGATCACGCAGGCGAGCGTCCCGGATGCCAGGCGCAACTGGCCCTGACCGCGCCCACCGATCGACGCCGAGGGTTTGGGCGCGCTCGGCTGGATCAACGGCGAGGCGAATGCCGGCGAGCTGGCTGGCGCGGCCGCAGGCTTGACCACCTCGGCCTTGCCGCCGGTAAGCGCGGCCAGCGAGTCGTTGGCCATTCCGGTGTTCGTTGGCCGTACCGGCGCGCTGGCAGCCAACGCATCGAGTTTGCCGGCGCGACCCAGCGCCTTGCGGACTTTGGTGGTCAGCTGTTCATTGGAAAAAGGCTTGCCGATGAAATCGGATACGCCGGACTGGATCGCCTGTACGACGTTCTCCTTGTCGCCACGGCTGGTGACCATGATGAACGGCGTGGTTTTGAGATTATCGTGAGCACGACACCAGGTCAGCAGTTCGAGCCCGGACATCTCGGGCATTTCCCAGTCGCAGAGAATCAGATCGAAGCGGTCGCGATCGAGCATCTGCTGGGCCTTGCGACCATTCACCGCTTCCTCGATGCGGATACCCGGAAACTGGCTGCGCAAGCCTTTCTTCACCAAATCCCGGATGAAGGGCGCGTCGTCCACTACCAGCACACTGACCTTGCTCATCAATCGCTCCTGCTTGAATGGTGGCCAGCATAGCGGCAGCCGGCTTTTGAAAAAAGCACAGCCGACCAGCGTCGAGCTTCGGCCGTGCTCGGCCGGGTTCGAATCGGCTCTGAAACGAGGCGAAGTGTCGCGGAACGGATGGACTCAAGGCATAACGCCAGCGTTGCGCCTGTTATTTTTAATTCACCGAACCTTAGGGTCTGTTCCCATTTCGCTGCGAGCCGCGTTGCTGCGCCAAATGACGCCAGGCAAGGCGCGGGACGCAGGTAATGGTCGCTCCCCTGGCAAGTCCCGCAACGCCGCATGGCGTCATTTGCCGCGCAACCCGAAGGGACGGGCCCGTTTTTGCGCGATACGGCGTTTCTCGTCGCTTATTTGGAGCAACCAAACTGCGCAACTCGTGCCTTGTCTCGCGCAAAAACGGGCTCCGTCGCGGCCGCGACGAAACGGGAACAGACCCTAACGCAAGCGTCAACCTCGCGTATTGCGACGAATGAGGTGGCCGCACCCAGCCCATTCTTTCGCCGCGGCCAGTTGCGTCTGGTCGTTCCCCTGCTACGTTTAGCTCTAAACAATAAAAAACATGAAGAGTCATATGCCGGACCGAGTGACCCTACCCCCTCGACCTCGCCGTTGCCTGCCAGGCACGGCGGCAGGTCACTACTTCCGGCGTTATTCCCGCCGCAACCCCATTCATTTTGTCATCGACACGCCCCATGGATCGCGCCCGTCACTGCGGCGCTCATCGGCGTCCGATCGTCGTGTTGATCGGCAGTCCCGACTGCCACCATCTGACTTACCGAACCGTCCAGTCGTGGCAGCCCAAACGGGCCGTCTGTAAGCGGTCAACCCTGCAAGGAGATAGGCGATGAAGCTTCTGGCAATTGCAACGGCAGCACTGAGCGCAGCGGCGGTGATTCCCGCATCGGCTGCGGAGATATCCGATGGCAAAGTGAAAATCGGCATCCTCAACGACCAATCCGGCGTCTACGCCGACTTCGGCGGCAAATGGTCCTACGAGGCGGCGAAGATGGCGGCCGAGGATTTCGGCGGAACGGTGCAAGGCGCCCCCATCGAAATCGTCACCGCCGATCATCAGAACAAACCCGACATCGCCTCGAACATTTCCCGCCAGTGGTACGACCGCGAACAGGTCGACTCCATCATGGAGCTGACCACCTCCTCCGTCGCACTCGCGGTGCAAGGCATTTCCAAGGAAAAGAAGAAGATCAACCTGGTGACAGGCGCCGCCACCGCCGAACTGACCGGCAAGCAATGCTCGCCCTATGGTTTCCACTGGGCCTACGATACCCACGCGCTGG is a window from the Pseudomonas sp. MTM4 genome containing:
- the phoB gene encoding phosphate regulon transcriptional regulator PhoB, whose amino-acid sequence is MNGKCILIVDDEAPIREMIVVALEMAGYECLEADNTQQAHALIIDRQPDLILLDWMLPGTSGIELARRLKRDEMTANTPIIMLTAKDAEDNKIQGLEVGADDYITKPFSPRELVARLKAVLRRAAPSDNETPIEIGGLLLDPISHRVTIDGTPADMGPTEYRLLQFFMTHQERAYTRGQLLDQVWGGNVYVEERTVDVHIRRLRKALGETYENLVQTVRGTGYRFSTKS
- a CDS encoding peptidoglycan DD-metalloendopeptidase family protein, with translation MLGRILFCLVSCWLASPASALTIYKYTDANGVVTYSDQAAPGARVFTFNDRMVETLDNQVKLETRKHAAGETLLVRNDLFAPVDIELQLTGVQNAVGVPDEPIRWVLPPRSQIRLATLAPLDPSKPLKYTPKLRHALGDPRLLPKPYRYPLPWRGGPFRLTQGANGKYSHFTPKGRYAADIAMPEGTPIIAARGGMVVKIENSQSGRGNNPAGNFVRIMHDDGTMGVYLHLMKGSVSVREGQRIDTGMLIARSGNTGNSTGPHLHFVVQRNVGLAVESIPFDFSQPVNSLPNFAVGGE
- a CDS encoding response regulator → MSKVSVLVVDDAPFIRDLVKKGLRSQFPGIRIEEAVNGRKAQQMLDRDRFDLILCDWEMPEMSGLELLTWCRAHDNLKTTPFIMVTSRGDKENVVQAIQSGVSDFIGKPFSNEQLTTKVRKALGRAGKLDALAASAPVRPTNTGMANDSLAALTGGKAEVVKPAAAPASSPAFASPLIQPSAPKPSASIGGRGQGQLRLASGTLACVIKALSLKEGLLVIKRSENLPQVLESAVLDLEQGEGGEVARLNGYLHAVAALEPKPDTEWLQLTFRFVDRDPQKLDYLSRLIARGTAQRHFVPGA
- a CDS encoding hemolysin family protein, coding for MDPSPSFATNYVAPSYFADFGLILFALFLVLLNGFFVAAEFAMVKLRATKVEAIAKQHGWRGHILRKVHNQLDAYLSACQLGITLASLGLGWVGEPAFAHLLEPLLVLIGIDNEAVIHGIAFFTAFFIISYLHIVVGELAPKSWAIRKPELLSLWTAAPLYLFYWAMYPAIYLLNASANAILRVAGQGEPGDHHEHHYSRDELKLILHSNRALDPANQDIKVLASAVQMSELEVADWSNSREDLLQLEHDASLPDILELIRRHKYSRYPVFDTEQGDYIGLLHIKDLLLALASDAELAQHFDLAALLRPLERVPRHLPLNALLDQFRQGGAHFVLVEEGDHKVVGFLTMEDVLEVLVGDIQDEHRKTERGILAYQPGKLLVRGDTPLFKVERLLNVDLDHIEADTLAGLIYETLKRVPEENEVLLIEDLQIVIKKMRGPKIVLAKVLKQE
- the phoR gene encoding phosphate regulon sensor histidine kinase PhoR; the protein is MNQDWQGALVRQLLVLLVVCLLIGLITGEYAWALVIGLAGYLGWTLHQMRRLQQWLKRSQPDDPPPDGHGPWGDIFDNLYQMQRRDQRLRSQLQSVIDRVQGSTTALKDAVIMLDSEGNLEWWNPAAERLLGLKRPQDAGHPVSNLVRHPSFKEYFDSGRHDEPLELASPVNDRLWLQITITRYGNSEHLMVVRDITRLHLLEQMRKDFVANVSHELRTPLTVIAGYLETMLEHTDEMPSRWPRALNQMNQQAGRMQHLLNDLLLLAKLEATNPPNNSQPVNIAALLQSIKSDAQALSADQNHDIHFEADPILLLKGSESELRSAFSNLIFNAVKYTPSEGEIRIRWWCNEYGAHLAVQDSGIGIEAKHLPRLTERFYRVDSSRASNTGGTGLGLAIVKHVLLRHQGRLDVDSTPGKGSIFTCHFPLSQVTVR